A region from the Mya arenaria isolate MELC-2E11 chromosome 2, ASM2691426v1 genome encodes:
- the LOC128221798 gene encoding mitochondrial Rho GTPase 1-like isoform X2 — translation MSSKEEVRILLVGDAGVGKTSLIMALVSEEFVREVPAKAEEIIIPAEVVPDNVPTHIVDFSYQDQNEEDLVEEIKRADVVCIIWASNDEDSFEGVTSVWLPFIRRNTEEDQRTPVILVANKADLIEYSVDEAMTPIINDFPEVEASISSSAKSLKNITELFWYAQKAVLHPQAPIYNPEEKELTRSCKAALERIFKICDMDNDQILSDDEVIVFQRKCFEVPIQPHALEEVKQTVQSHLADGVDIRGPNYGFTLKGFLFLMELFIERKKIETVWTVLRAFGYDDKLLLRKDVLEPKLNVGVGSTTELSHEGVQFLTSLFEKYDEDCDGMLSPTELTNLFSTCPRLPWGPDVNNTVVTNTSGWISLQGYLAQWTLTTLLEYKDTLEHLAYLGYLYHQDSTLSALQVTRDKKIDLQKRQTARNVFRCHVLGPKQVGKTAFLQGLIGRNLRYVATLNREQLSKFTINTVQVYGQEKYLMLHEVDVAWSDMLSPTETNCDVACLLYDVTNPRSFEFCARMYMKHFLDSRVPTLIVACKVEHPEVRQDYNLTPKAFCEKFKLPPPQRFTCIDKVNRDIYVKVATMAAYPHLKDAALSNDKRLIKYGIGVVTLAGIGFLVYKIVEKYNK, via the exons ctgGAGTTGGGAAGACTTCCCTTATTATGGCTCTTGTCAGCGAAGAGTTTGTTAGAGAG GTACCAGCTAAGGCGGAAGAAATAATCATCCCGGCCGAAGTTGTACCAGACAATGTGCCAACACACATTGTGGACTTCTCAT ATCAAGACCAAAATGAAGAAGACCTGGTGGAAGAAATTAAAAGG GCTGACGTAGTCTGTATCATTTGGGCATCCAATGACGAGGACTCATTTGAAGGG GTGACATCAGTGTGGCTTCCCTTTATTCGACGGAACACGGAGGAGGATCAGCGTACACCAGTGATTCTGGTGGCTAACAAGGCCGACCTCATTGAGTACTCAGTAGATGAG GCGATGACCCCTATTATCAATGACTTTCCGGAAGTGGAGGCCAGTAtctca AGTTCAGCAAAGAGCTTGAAGAACATCACTGAGTTGTTCTGGTATGCCCAGAAGGCCGTGCTCCACCCACAGGCTCCTATATACAACCCTGAGGAAAAGGAG CTGACAAGGTCATGTAAAGCTGCCTTAGAAAGAATATTCAAG ATCTGTGACATGGACAACGACCAAATTCTCAGTGATGATGAAGTAATTGTCTTCCAG AGAAAGTGTTTTGAGGTTCCAATCCAGCCTCACGCCTTGGAGGAGGTCAAACAAACAGTACAGAGTCACCTGGCAGACGGTGTGGATATACGGGGGCCTAACTACGGCTTTACACTCAAAG gATTTCTGTTTCTCATGGAGCTATTTATAGAGAGAAAAAAGATTGAGACAGTGTGGACTGTTCTGAGAGCCTTTGGTTATGACGACAAGTTGTTACTCAGGAAAGATGTACTCGAACCAAA GTTGAATGTTGGTGTGGGAAGTACAACTGAGTTGTCCCATGAAGGAGTGCAATTCCTTACTAGTCTGTTTGAGAAATATGATGAG GACTGTGATGGTATGCTGTCCCCCACAGAGTTGACCAACCTGTTCAGCACGTGTCCCCGGCTTCCCTGGGGCCCAGACGTGAACAACACTGTGGTCACCAACACCAGCGGCTGGATCTCACTGCAGGGATACCTTGCACAGTGGAC GTTGACGACCCTGTTGGAGTACAAAGACACACTGGAGCACCTGGCATACCTGGGCTACTTGTACCACCAGGACTCCACACTCTCAGCTTTACAAG TCACAAGAGATAAGAAGATAGATCTACAGAAACGCCAGACAGCGAGGAATGTGTTCCGATGTCACGTACTTGGACCAAAACAAGTGGGCAAG ACTGCCTTTCTCCAAGGGTTGATTGGTCGTAACCTGCGCTATGTGGCCACTCTAAACAGGGAACAGTTGTCCAAGTTCACAATTAACACCGTACAAGTGTATGGTCAGGAAAAATACCTGATG TTACATGAGGTTGATGTGGCCTGGTCGGACATGTTGTCGCCAACGGAGACCAACTGTGATGTGGCCTGCCTGCTCTACGATGTCACCAACCCACGCTCATTCGAGTTCTGTGCCAGGATGTACATG AAGCACTTCCTGGACAGTCGGGTACCAACACTGATCGTGGCATGTAAGGTAGAGCACCCGGAGGTTCGACAGGACTACAACTTGACACCAAAGGCCTTCTGTGAGAAGTTCAAGCTGCCCCCACCCCAGAGGTTTACATGTATAGACAAGGTCAACAGGGACATCTACGTCAAGGTGGCCACAATGGCTGCATACCC TCACCTGAAGGATGCTGCTTTATCAAATGACAAAAGACTGATAAAATATGGAATTGGTGTTGTGACTTTAGCTGGAATTGGATTTTTAGTGTACAAAATTGTAGAAAAGTATAACAAATAG
- the LOC128221798 gene encoding mitochondrial Rho GTPase 1-like isoform X1: MSSKEEVRILLVGDAGVGKTSLIMALVSEEFVREVPAKAEEIIIPAEVVPDNVPTHIVDFSYQDQNEEDLVEEIKRADVVCIIWASNDEDSFEGVTSVWLPFIRRNTEEDQRTPVILVANKADLIEYSVDEAMTPIINDFPEVEASISSSAKSLKNITELFWYAQKAVLHPQAPIYNPEEKELTRSCKAALERIFKICDMDNDQILSDDEVIVFQRKCFEVPIQPHALEEVKQTVQSHLADGVDIRGPNYGFTLKGFLFLMELFIERKKIETVWTVLRAFGYDDKLLLRKDVLEPKLNVGVGSTTELSHEGVQFLTSLFEKYDEDCDGMLSPTELTNLFSTCPRLPWGPDVNNTVVTNTSGWISLQGYLAQWTLTTLLEYKDTLEHLAYLGYLYHQDSTLSALQVTRDKKIDLQKRQTARNVFRCHVLGPKQVGKTAFLQGLIGRNLRYVATLNREQLSKFTINTVQVYGQEKYLMLHEVDVAWSDMLSPTETNCDVACLLYDVTNPRSFEFCARMYMKHFLDSRVPTLIVACKVEHPEVRQDYNLTPKAFCEKFKLPPPQRFTCIDKVNRDIYVKVATMAAYPNLKRLVHMLLVHQNPVWLEERLSHLKDAALSNDKRLIKYGIGVVTLAGIGFLVYKIVEKYNK; the protein is encoded by the exons ctgGAGTTGGGAAGACTTCCCTTATTATGGCTCTTGTCAGCGAAGAGTTTGTTAGAGAG GTACCAGCTAAGGCGGAAGAAATAATCATCCCGGCCGAAGTTGTACCAGACAATGTGCCAACACACATTGTGGACTTCTCAT ATCAAGACCAAAATGAAGAAGACCTGGTGGAAGAAATTAAAAGG GCTGACGTAGTCTGTATCATTTGGGCATCCAATGACGAGGACTCATTTGAAGGG GTGACATCAGTGTGGCTTCCCTTTATTCGACGGAACACGGAGGAGGATCAGCGTACACCAGTGATTCTGGTGGCTAACAAGGCCGACCTCATTGAGTACTCAGTAGATGAG GCGATGACCCCTATTATCAATGACTTTCCGGAAGTGGAGGCCAGTAtctca AGTTCAGCAAAGAGCTTGAAGAACATCACTGAGTTGTTCTGGTATGCCCAGAAGGCCGTGCTCCACCCACAGGCTCCTATATACAACCCTGAGGAAAAGGAG CTGACAAGGTCATGTAAAGCTGCCTTAGAAAGAATATTCAAG ATCTGTGACATGGACAACGACCAAATTCTCAGTGATGATGAAGTAATTGTCTTCCAG AGAAAGTGTTTTGAGGTTCCAATCCAGCCTCACGCCTTGGAGGAGGTCAAACAAACAGTACAGAGTCACCTGGCAGACGGTGTGGATATACGGGGGCCTAACTACGGCTTTACACTCAAAG gATTTCTGTTTCTCATGGAGCTATTTATAGAGAGAAAAAAGATTGAGACAGTGTGGACTGTTCTGAGAGCCTTTGGTTATGACGACAAGTTGTTACTCAGGAAAGATGTACTCGAACCAAA GTTGAATGTTGGTGTGGGAAGTACAACTGAGTTGTCCCATGAAGGAGTGCAATTCCTTACTAGTCTGTTTGAGAAATATGATGAG GACTGTGATGGTATGCTGTCCCCCACAGAGTTGACCAACCTGTTCAGCACGTGTCCCCGGCTTCCCTGGGGCCCAGACGTGAACAACACTGTGGTCACCAACACCAGCGGCTGGATCTCACTGCAGGGATACCTTGCACAGTGGAC GTTGACGACCCTGTTGGAGTACAAAGACACACTGGAGCACCTGGCATACCTGGGCTACTTGTACCACCAGGACTCCACACTCTCAGCTTTACAAG TCACAAGAGATAAGAAGATAGATCTACAGAAACGCCAGACAGCGAGGAATGTGTTCCGATGTCACGTACTTGGACCAAAACAAGTGGGCAAG ACTGCCTTTCTCCAAGGGTTGATTGGTCGTAACCTGCGCTATGTGGCCACTCTAAACAGGGAACAGTTGTCCAAGTTCACAATTAACACCGTACAAGTGTATGGTCAGGAAAAATACCTGATG TTACATGAGGTTGATGTGGCCTGGTCGGACATGTTGTCGCCAACGGAGACCAACTGTGATGTGGCCTGCCTGCTCTACGATGTCACCAACCCACGCTCATTCGAGTTCTGTGCCAGGATGTACATG AAGCACTTCCTGGACAGTCGGGTACCAACACTGATCGTGGCATGTAAGGTAGAGCACCCGGAGGTTCGACAGGACTACAACTTGACACCAAAGGCCTTCTGTGAGAAGTTCAAGCTGCCCCCACCCCAGAGGTTTACATGTATAGACAAGGTCAACAGGGACATCTACGTCAAGGTGGCCACAATGGCTGCATACCC CAACTTAAAGCGACTGGTTCACATGCTGCTAGTTCACCAGAACCCAGTCTGGCTGGAGGAAAGACTCAG TCACCTGAAGGATGCTGCTTTATCAAATGACAAAAGACTGATAAAATATGGAATTGGTGTTGTGACTTTAGCTGGAATTGGATTTTTAGTGTACAAAATTGTAGAAAAGTATAACAAATAG